A section of the Candidatus Methylomirabilis sp. genome encodes:
- a CDS encoding DUF4900 domain-containing protein — translation MRRKTVASGEGGYILFVALGFAVLLGLGSVLAVTGTIAELQSAGRQLRDKRAFFLADGGANLCLHELRNRLQRDLAGQLRILADMQSVGNYVSNNDPAGFLATYAYEAGTSLGDAFQRVNASEARLPLSYTAAGAPGPYTCTLAVLSRTAPVNRGTAMSPVYLFRYHYAIDGSATDGEIARRVNLQGTFSVQVEMENFARYALFTNQQRDAAGSPIWFTNRTNFSGPVHTNGEFNFALNPGGLFTGPVTSVSSTATYYNGGAPVQLNADRNGDRDVPTFEAGFERGVPNIPMPTTTTAERQREAALGLPGGSGIPAHPTGVYLGSSGGAMTGGIYIKGDAAMTLGAGATTATYTITQGGSTTTVTVNQAANQTILQVGSAPPTVYSGVPNGMIFVDGGTLSSLSGTVQRDSRVTVATTGDIQITNNITYQDYTPGSVPSAEGTTNVLGILSWSGNVRIGATAPNDINVHATVMTPNGEFRVDNYTTGPFRGTATILGGVIENTYGAFGTVGTIKTGYLRTFVYDTRMGRGVAPPFFPTTGKMVITLPGVNDRPNWQQTS, via the coding sequence ATGCGCCGCAAGACAGTCGCTAGCGGAGAAGGCGGGTACATCCTGTTCGTGGCCTTGGGGTTCGCCGTCCTCCTCGGCTTGGGGAGTGTGCTGGCGGTCACTGGAACGATCGCCGAGCTGCAGAGCGCCGGGCGGCAACTCCGCGACAAGCGCGCCTTCTTCCTGGCCGACGGGGGGGCGAATCTCTGCCTCCATGAGCTGCGCAACCGTCTCCAGCGCGACCTCGCGGGGCAGTTGCGGATCCTGGCTGACATGCAGAGCGTGGGGAACTACGTCTCCAATAACGACCCAGCAGGATTCCTGGCGACGTACGCCTATGAGGCCGGGACCTCCTTGGGGGACGCCTTCCAGCGGGTGAATGCCTCGGAGGCACGCCTGCCCCTGAGTTACACCGCGGCGGGGGCCCCGGGTCCCTACACGTGCACGCTCGCGGTCCTCTCCCGCACAGCACCGGTGAATCGGGGAACCGCGATGTCCCCCGTTTACCTCTTTCGCTACCACTACGCTATCGACGGCTCGGCCACGGACGGGGAAATCGCCCGGCGGGTCAACCTCCAGGGGACCTTCTCGGTACAGGTCGAAATGGAGAACTTCGCCCGCTATGCCCTGTTCACCAACCAGCAGCGGGATGCAGCGGGCTCGCCGATCTGGTTCACCAACCGGACCAACTTCTCGGGTCCGGTCCACACCAACGGGGAATTCAATTTCGCCCTGAACCCCGGCGGCTTGTTCACCGGGCCGGTGACCAGCGTCTCGTCCACCGCGACCTACTACAATGGGGGCGCACCGGTCCAGCTCAACGCCGACCGCAACGGCGATCGGGATGTCCCGACGTTCGAGGCGGGATTCGAGCGCGGGGTCCCGAACATCCCCATGCCCACGACGACCACCGCGGAGCGCCAGCGCGAGGCGGCCCTCGGCCTGCCCGGGGGATCTGGAATCCCCGCGCATCCGACCGGAGTCTATCTGGGGTCCTCCGGTGGGGCCATGACGGGCGGCATCTATATCAAAGGCGATGCGGCGATGACGTTGGGCGCTGGGGCCACCACCGCCACCTACACAATCACCCAGGGGGGCTCGACGACGACCGTTACGGTGAATCAGGCCGCAAATCAAACGATCCTCCAGGTCGGATCGGCCCCCCCCACCGTCTACAGCGGCGTCCCCAACGGGATGATTTTTGTTGACGGGGGAACCCTCAGCAGCCTTTCCGGAACCGTCCAACGGGACTCCAGGGTGACGGTGGCGACCACCGGCGATATCCAGATCACGAACAACATCACGTACCAGGACTACACGCCGGGCAGCGTCCCAAGCGCGGAGGGGACCACGAATGTCCTGGGGATCCTCTCCTGGAGTGGCAATGTGCGGATCGGCGCAACGGCTCCCAACGATATCAACGTCCACGCGACAGTCATGACCCCGAATGGCGAATTCCGGGTGGACAACTATACCACCGGACCCTTCCGGGGGACGGCCACGATCCTCGGGGGAGTCATCGAGAACACCTACGGCGCCTTCGGAACCGTCGGCACGATAAAAACCGGGTACCTGCGGACCTTCGTCTATGACACCCGGATGGGAAGGGGAGTGGCCCCCCCGTTCTTTCCCACGACCGGAAAGATGGTCATCACTCTCCCAGGCGTCAATGACCGTCCAAACTGGCAGCAGACAAGCTGA
- the yqeB gene encoding selenium-dependent molybdenum cofactor biosynthesis protein YqeB, with translation MDRPCRRLVVIRGGGDLASAVAHRLFREGRAVVIVEEPEPRVVRRRMAFAQAVFAGEATVEGVRAVRTQAGPALERFLESREEIPLLVDPTGEAVRTLGPTVLVDARMRKKERSDSSVAEAPLVIGLGPGFLAGREAHVVIETARGEHLGKVLTEGEALPYDGIPVELGGFTRERYLYAPVGGVFRTPLDIGAPIEAGQAMGEVAGVPVVAKVGGTIRGILKDGVRVSAGQKLVDIDPREEAVLTGISEKAQVIAEGVAAAIAAWEAAASRGQDRPGPGRET, from the coding sequence GTGGACCGCCCTTGTCGGCGCCTCGTCGTGATCCGGGGCGGAGGCGATCTCGCCTCCGCCGTCGCGCACCGGCTCTTCCGGGAGGGGCGCGCCGTGGTGATCGTGGAGGAGCCGGAGCCCCGGGTGGTCCGGCGGAGGATGGCCTTCGCTCAGGCGGTCTTCGCGGGGGAGGCGACCGTGGAGGGGGTGCGGGCGGTCCGCACGCAGGCGGGCCCGGCGCTCGAGCGCTTCCTCGAGAGCCGGGAGGAGATCCCCCTCCTGGTGGACCCGACGGGGGAGGCGGTCCGGACGCTCGGGCCGACCGTCCTGGTGGATGCCCGGATGCGGAAGAAGGAGCGGAGCGATTCCTCGGTCGCCGAGGCCCCCCTCGTCATCGGGCTCGGACCCGGGTTCCTGGCGGGGCGAGAGGCCCACGTCGTCATCGAAACGGCTCGGGGGGAACATCTCGGGAAGGTCCTCACCGAGGGAGAGGCGCTCCCCTACGACGGAATCCCGGTGGAGCTGGGGGGGTTCACGAGGGAGCGCTACCTGTACGCCCCGGTGGGGGGGGTCTTCCGGACACCCCTCGACATCGGCGCCCCGATCGAGGCCGGGCAGGCGATGGGAGAGGTGGCGGGCGTCCCCGTCGTCGCCAAGGTGGGCGGCACCATCCGGGGGATCCTGAAGGATGGGGTCCGGGTGAGCGCGGGCCAGAAGCTCGTGGACATCGATCCCCGGGAGGAGGCGGTCCTCACGGGGATCAGCGAGAAGGCGCAGGTGATCGCCGAGGGCGTGGCCGCAGCCATCGCGGCCTGGGAGGCCGCGGCGTCTCGCGGCCAGGACCGCCCCGGGCCGGGCCGGGAGACGTAG
- a CDS encoding amidase, translating to MRDPALALLSLTEVARLLKRRTVSPVEVTRAVLDRIAAVNERLNAFLTITADDALAAARRAERAIRAGRYRGPLHGVPVSVKDLIPAAGTRTTCGSRILADWIPDTDATLIRRLREAGAILIGKTHLHEFAYGPTNVNPHYGAARNPWDPQRMTGGSSGGSGSAVATGCSYVSIGTDTGGSVRIPAALCGVVGLKPTYGRISRAGIFPLSWSNDHAGPLTRTVADAALALQALSGFDAADPGSSRHPLPNFSRGLTAGVKGLRLGVPREFFWDNVDPEVAEAVKKAIAVLAGLGAAVRQVSWPMAVEAKAISFLIMGAESYSVHERWLKARPEDYGPDVRQRLAQGATILAGDYLRAQRLRRGLIQTLDAVLATCDVLLTPTVPVAAPRLDETTLKWPKEAESMTAALPRLTRAFNLTGTPALSVPCGLTTQGLPIGLQIAGRAFDEATVLRVGHAYEQAARIPVRRPREP from the coding sequence GTGCGCGACCCCGCCCTTGCCCTCCTGAGCCTCACGGAAGTCGCCCGGCTCCTGAAGCGGCGCACCGTCTCCCCGGTGGAAGTGACCCGCGCCGTCCTCGACCGGATCGCCGCCGTCAACGAGCGCCTGAATGCCTTCCTGACCATCACGGCGGACGACGCGCTGGCCGCCGCCCGCCGGGCGGAACGGGCGATCCGGGCCGGGCGGTACCGGGGACCGCTGCACGGGGTCCCGGTCTCGGTCAAGGACCTGATCCCGGCGGCGGGGACCCGCACGACGTGCGGCTCCCGCATCCTCGCCGATTGGATCCCGGACACGGACGCCACCCTCATCCGCCGGCTCCGGGAGGCGGGGGCGATCCTGATCGGCAAGACGCACCTGCACGAGTTCGCCTACGGCCCGACCAACGTCAACCCGCACTACGGAGCGGCCCGCAACCCTTGGGATCCCCAGCGGATGACCGGGGGCTCGAGCGGCGGCTCGGGGTCCGCCGTGGCGACGGGCTGCTCCTACGTCTCCATCGGGACCGACACCGGCGGCTCCGTCCGGATCCCGGCGGCCCTCTGCGGCGTGGTCGGCCTGAAGCCGACGTACGGGCGGATCAGCCGGGCCGGGATCTTCCCCCTCTCCTGGTCGAACGACCACGCCGGCCCTCTCACCCGCACCGTGGCCGACGCCGCGCTCGCCCTGCAAGCCCTCTCCGGGTTCGACGCGGCCGACCCCGGCTCCAGCCGGCACCCCCTGCCCAATTTCTCGCGGGGGCTCACGGCGGGTGTGAAGGGGCTGCGTCTCGGGGTCCCGCGGGAGTTCTTCTGGGACAACGTGGACCCGGAGGTGGCCGAGGCGGTGAAAAAGGCGATTGCCGTGCTGGCGGGGCTGGGCGCCGCGGTCCGGCAGGTGAGCTGGCCGATGGCCGTCGAGGCGAAGGCCATCTCCTTCCTGATCATGGGGGCGGAGAGCTATAGCGTCCACGAGCGGTGGCTCAAGGCGCGGCCGGAGGACTATGGCCCCGATGTCCGGCAGCGCCTGGCGCAGGGTGCGACGATTCTCGCGGGGGACTATCTCCGGGCCCAGCGGCTCCGCCGCGGCCTCATCCAGACCCTCGACGCCGTCCTCGCGACCTGTGACGTCCTGCTCACCCCCACGGTTCCCGTCGCGGCCCCCCGCCTGGACGAGACCACCCTGAAGTGGCCGAAGGAGGCCGAGAGCATGACCGCCGCCCTCCCCCGCCTGACCCGGGCGTTCAACCTGACCGGGACCCCGGCGCTCAGCGTGCCCTGCGGGCTCACGACGCAGGGGCTCCCCATCGGCCTGCAGATCGCGGGGCGCGCCTTCGATGAGGCCACGGTCCTCCGCGTGGGTCACGCCTACGAGCAGGCCGCGCGCATTCCGGTCCGCCGACCGCGGGAGCCCTGA
- a CDS encoding Smr/MutS family protein, which produces MPADSGEEAGSPVPVPIEEVLDLHPFHPRDVPSVVEEYLREAAARGFREVRLIHGRGSGFQRQVVQDLLARHPLVLRFADAPSERGGWGATLVWLRPSAPDPAGLSA; this is translated from the coding sequence ATGCCGGCCGATTCCGGCGAGGAGGCCGGCTCCCCCGTCCCGGTCCCCATCGAGGAGGTCCTCGACCTGCATCCCTTCCACCCCCGGGACGTCCCCTCGGTGGTCGAAGAATACCTCCGGGAGGCGGCGGCCCGGGGATTCCGGGAGGTCCGCCTCATCCACGGGCGGGGGAGCGGCTTTCAGCGGCAGGTGGTGCAGGACCTGCTGGCCCGCCATCCCCTGGTTCTGCGGTTCGCCGACGCCCCCTCCGAGCGGGGCGGGTGGGGGGCCACGCTCGTGTGGCTCAGGCCGAGCGCCCCCGACCCGGCCGGCTTGTCGGCCTGA
- a CDS encoding radical SAM protein has translation MPTAFLTTECTPAYLKLGIADLERRAEEALAGLASCRVCPRDCEVNRLADEAAICKVGRYAKVGSAFPHFGEEDCLRGWKGSGTIFFSLCNLRCVFCQNFDISQGGEGSTAMPERLAALMLGLQDKGCHNINFVTPEHVVPQILEALPHAVRGGLRLPLVYNTSAYDSLESLRHLDGVVDIYMPDFKVWDRQVAKRYLKAPDYPEAARAAVGEMHRQVGPLAFDERGLARRGLLVRHLVMPGGLGGTREVMRFLAREVSRDTYVNIMGQYYPAGLVNEERYPEINRHVTAEELAEARRIAAEEGLYRFDDRRQSPLRWLN, from the coding sequence ATGCCGACCGCCTTCCTGACCACCGAGTGCACCCCCGCCTACCTCAAGCTGGGGATCGCGGACCTGGAACGCCGGGCGGAGGAGGCGCTGGCCGGCCTCGCCTCCTGCCGGGTCTGCCCCCGAGACTGCGAGGTCAACCGGCTCGCCGACGAGGCCGCGATCTGCAAGGTCGGCCGGTACGCCAAGGTCGGCTCGGCCTTCCCCCACTTCGGCGAGGAGGACTGCCTCAGGGGCTGGAAGGGCTCGGGGACCATCTTTTTCTCCCTGTGCAACCTCCGCTGCGTGTTCTGCCAGAACTTCGACATCAGCCAGGGGGGGGAGGGGAGCACCGCGATGCCCGAGCGCCTGGCCGCCCTGATGCTCGGGCTTCAGGACAAGGGATGCCACAACATCAACTTCGTGACGCCGGAGCACGTGGTCCCCCAGATCCTGGAGGCCCTGCCCCACGCGGTGCGGGGCGGCCTCCGCCTGCCGCTCGTGTACAACACCAGCGCCTACGATTCCCTGGAGAGCCTCCGGCACCTGGACGGGGTCGTGGACATCTACATGCCCGACTTCAAGGTCTGGGACCGGCAGGTGGCCAAGCGGTACCTGAAGGCCCCCGACTACCCGGAGGCGGCGCGGGCGGCCGTCGGGGAGATGCACCGACAGGTCGGCCCCCTCGCCTTCGACGAGCGGGGGCTCGCCCGCCGCGGCCTCCTCGTCCGGCACCTGGTCATGCCCGGAGGGCTGGGCGGGACCCGGGAGGTCATGCGGTTCCTCGCCCGGGAGGTCTCGCGCGACACCTACGTCAACATCATGGGCCAGTACTACCCGGCCGGCCTGGTGAACGAGGAGCGCTACCCCGAGATCAACCGGCACGTCACGGCGGAAGAGCTGGCGGAGGCCCGCCGGATCGCCGCAGAGGAGGGCCTCTACCGCTTCGACGACCGCCGCCAGAGCCCCCTCCGCTGGCTCAACTGA
- a CDS encoding cysteine synthase family protein, translating to MTILPSVAATIGQTPLLALDRLARGLPGRVLAKLETVNPGGSVKDRIALAIIEAAERDGRLKPGGTVVELTSGNTGIGLAIVCAVKGYRMVAVMSEGNTVERRRMLQAVGAEVVLVPQVGRPRPGQVSGADLARVEEKTRELVKRRKAFRPDQFLNPDNAAAHEHGTGREIWEQTGGRLDAFCALVGTGGTFVGVARALKARKPAVRCYAVEPASAPALAGRRVRNPRHKLQGGGYAFVPPLWDPACCDGFLTASDPEALRVARRLGREEGICAGFSSGANVAAALTLARRASPGAVIVTVIADTGLKYLSTDLFPA from the coding sequence GTGACCATCCTCCCCTCGGTCGCCGCCACCATCGGCCAGACACCCCTGCTGGCTCTCGATCGCCTGGCCCGTGGCCTGCCGGGCCGGGTCCTGGCCAAGCTGGAGACCGTCAACCCCGGGGGGAGCGTGAAGGACCGGATTGCCCTGGCCATCATCGAGGCCGCGGAGCGGGACGGGCGGCTGAAGCCGGGGGGGACCGTGGTGGAGCTCACCTCCGGGAACACCGGCATCGGCCTCGCCATCGTCTGCGCCGTGAAGGGCTACCGCATGGTGGCGGTCATGTCGGAGGGGAACACGGTGGAGCGGCGGCGGATGCTTCAGGCGGTCGGGGCGGAGGTCGTCCTGGTGCCCCAGGTCGGCCGGCCCCGCCCGGGCCAGGTCTCGGGGGCGGACCTCGCCCGGGTGGAGGAGAAGACCCGCGAGCTGGTGAAGCGGCGCAAGGCCTTCCGCCCCGACCAGTTCCTGAACCCGGACAACGCGGCCGCCCACGAGCACGGCACCGGGCGGGAGATCTGGGAGCAGACCGGGGGCCGGCTGGACGCCTTCTGCGCTCTGGTGGGGACCGGCGGGACCTTCGTGGGGGTGGCGCGGGCGCTCAAGGCCCGCAAGCCCGCCGTCCGTTGCTACGCGGTGGAGCCGGCGAGCGCCCCGGCCCTGGCCGGCAGACGCGTCCGGAATCCCCGCCACAAGCTCCAGGGGGGCGGCTACGCCTTCGTTCCCCCCCTCTGGGACCCGGCCTGCTGCGACGGGTTCCTCACCGCCTCGGACCCGGAGGCCCTCCGGGTGGCGCGGAGGCTCGGACGGGAGGAGGGAATCTGCGCCGGCTTCTCCTCGGGGGCCAACGTGGCCGCCGCCCTCACCCTGGCCCGGCGGGCCTCCCCGGGCGCCGTCATCGTGACCGTCATCGCCGACACCGGCCTCAAGTACCTGAGCACCGACCTCTTCCCGGCCTGA
- a CDS encoding branched-chain amino acid ABC transporter permease produces the protein MLFLAAVGAAALLISPLLLSPYQLITLCYALVLSIACLGLNLLFGTTGLLSLGHAAYFGVGAYTGGFLYAFTPLASLELYLVAGVLSALALATAFGSLCVRATRIHFTILTLALAQIVHALFIGGMAFRPFGGVGKGLFLLGGGGLYIPRFTILGIPFGPEEFTRAYAAVIAVAFLASTALLWRISRSPFGNALRAIRDNETRAACIGIPVRRYRWYAFILSGMFAGLAGGLHGQLSRQVTPEHLDWLFSAQLVVATVLGGTRHFAGPVLGAFAYVALEDLALRWVGSRALLSGLVLVAVVFAFPGGLAGSPALLRTWLGRAGQRRTAG, from the coding sequence ATGCTGTTCCTGGCCGCGGTCGGAGCGGCGGCCCTCCTCATCTCGCCGCTCCTCCTCTCCCCGTACCAACTGATCACGCTCTGCTATGCCCTGGTCCTCTCCATCGCGTGCCTGGGGCTGAACCTCCTGTTCGGCACCACCGGCCTCCTGTCTCTCGGTCATGCCGCGTACTTCGGCGTCGGCGCCTACACGGGCGGGTTCCTGTACGCCTTCACGCCCCTCGCGTCGCTCGAGCTCTACCTGGTCGCCGGCGTCCTCTCGGCCCTCGCCCTCGCCACGGCCTTCGGCTCCCTCTGTGTCCGGGCCACGCGCATCCACTTCACCATCCTGACGCTGGCGCTTGCGCAGATCGTCCACGCGCTCTTCATCGGCGGGATGGCGTTCCGGCCGTTCGGCGGGGTCGGGAAGGGGCTGTTCCTGCTCGGAGGCGGCGGGTTGTACATCCCGCGCTTCACCATCCTCGGGATCCCGTTCGGCCCCGAGGAGTTCACCCGGGCGTACGCTGCTGTGATCGCGGTCGCCTTCCTCGCCTCCACCGCTCTCCTGTGGCGGATCAGCCGCTCCCCCTTTGGCAACGCCCTGCGGGCGATCCGGGACAACGAGACGAGGGCCGCCTGCATCGGCATCCCGGTCCGGCGGTACCGCTGGTACGCCTTCATCCTGTCGGGGATGTTCGCGGGCCTGGCGGGAGGTCTCCACGGGCAATTGAGCCGGCAGGTGACGCCCGAACACCTGGACTGGCTGTTTTCCGCCCAGCTCGTGGTCGCCACGGTGCTGGGGGGGACGCGGCACTTCGCGGGACCCGTCCTCGGGGCCTTTGCCTATGTGGCCCTGGAGGACCTGGCGCTCCGCTGGGTGGGGTCCCGGGCCCTCCTCTCCGGCCTGGTGCTCGTGGCGGTCGTCTTCGCGTTCCCGGGGGGTCTGGCGGGCAGCCCTGCGCTCCTGCGCACGTGGCTCGGGAGGGCCGGGCAGCGCCGGACGGCCGGGTGA
- a CDS encoding phosphoenolpyruvate carboxykinase (GTP), whose amino-acid sequence MAMNPSVRAWVREVVEMCRPADVVWCDGSEDERDRLLKAAVRVGDLLPLNQRELPECYLHRSAVNDVARTEHLTFLCSREKDDAGPTNNWMAPAEAYDRLSKLLAGAMAGRTMYIIPFLLGPPGSPFSKVGVQVTDSLYVVLNMRMMTRMGAIALEHLGESDDFTRGVHAKADLSVDRRFICHFPEDNTIWSVGSGYGGNALLSKKCMALRIASHIGRREGWLAEHMLIIGVESPDGEVTYLCGAFPSACGKTNLAMLVPPASMKGWRVHTLGDDIAWLRVGSDGRLWAVNPEAGFFGVVPGTSSKTNANAMATIRRNTLYTNVALRPDGTVWWEGHDDPPPPNALDWRGRPWTPGKGEPAAHPNSRFTAPASGCPSISPEWGNPKGVPISAILFGARRQTLVPLVFQAFSWQHGTFLGATLSSETTAATTGAVGVVRRDPMAMLPFCGYNMADYWGHWLSMEKRASSLPQVFRVNWFRRDERGRFLWPGYGENLRVLKWVIERCGGGGRAEETPIGYVPEQSALWGKGLDVSADALKELLRVDRDAWRANLRSQAEFFERFGDRLPAGLREEHDALARRLKAR is encoded by the coding sequence ATGGCGATGAACCCATCCGTCCGCGCCTGGGTTCGCGAGGTGGTGGAGATGTGCCGCCCGGCGGACGTCGTCTGGTGCGACGGGTCCGAGGACGAGCGCGACCGCCTCCTGAAGGCCGCCGTCCGCGTGGGGGATCTCCTCCCCTTGAACCAGCGGGAGCTGCCGGAGTGCTACCTGCACCGGAGCGCCGTGAATGATGTTGCCCGCACCGAGCATCTGACCTTCCTCTGCTCCCGGGAGAAGGACGACGCCGGCCCCACCAACAACTGGATGGCCCCGGCCGAGGCCTACGACCGGCTCTCCAAGCTCCTTGCCGGCGCGATGGCGGGCCGGACGATGTACATCATCCCCTTCCTCCTGGGGCCGCCCGGCTCCCCCTTCAGCAAGGTCGGGGTCCAGGTCACCGACAGCCTCTACGTCGTCCTCAACATGCGGATGATGACCCGGATGGGAGCGATCGCCCTCGAGCACCTCGGCGAGTCGGACGACTTCACCCGCGGCGTGCACGCCAAGGCCGATCTGAGCGTCGATCGGCGTTTCATCTGCCACTTCCCCGAGGACAACACGATCTGGAGCGTGGGGTCGGGCTACGGCGGCAACGCGCTCCTCTCCAAGAAGTGCATGGCCCTTCGGATTGCCAGCCATATCGGCCGGCGCGAGGGGTGGCTCGCCGAGCACATGCTGATCATCGGGGTCGAGAGCCCGGACGGCGAGGTCACCTACCTCTGCGGCGCGTTCCCCAGCGCCTGCGGCAAGACCAACCTCGCCATGCTGGTGCCCCCGGCCTCCATGAAGGGCTGGCGCGTCCACACCCTGGGGGACGACATCGCGTGGCTGCGCGTCGGTTCTGACGGGCGGCTGTGGGCCGTCAACCCCGAGGCCGGCTTCTTCGGGGTGGTCCCGGGCACCAGCTCGAAGACCAACGCCAACGCGATGGCGACCATCCGGAGGAACACCCTCTACACCAACGTCGCCCTCAGGCCCGACGGAACCGTGTGGTGGGAGGGGCACGATGATCCCCCCCCGCCGAACGCGCTCGACTGGCGCGGGCGGCCGTGGACGCCGGGGAAGGGGGAGCCGGCGGCGCACCCGAACAGCCGGTTTACCGCGCCCGCGAGCGGGTGCCCCTCCATTTCGCCCGAGTGGGGGAACCCGAAGGGTGTCCCGATCAGTGCGATTCTCTTCGGCGCGCGGCGCCAGACGCTCGTGCCGTTGGTCTTCCAGGCCTTCAGTTGGCAGCACGGGACCTTCCTGGGGGCCACCCTCTCCTCGGAGACGACCGCCGCGACCACCGGCGCCGTCGGCGTCGTGCGGCGGGACCCGATGGCCATGCTCCCCTTCTGTGGCTACAACATGGCCGACTACTGGGGGCATTGGCTCTCCATGGAGAAGCGGGCGTCGAGCCTCCCCCAGGTCTTCCGGGTCAACTGGTTCCGCCGCGACGAGCGGGGAAGGTTCCTCTGGCCCGGGTACGGCGAGAACCTCCGGGTCCTGAAGTGGGTGATCGAGCGCTGCGGGGGGGGCGGCAGGGCGGAGGAGACGCCCATCGGATACGTGCCCGAGCAGTCGGCGCTCTGGGGCAAGGGGCTCGACGTTTCGGCCGACGCGCTCAAGGAGCTCCTCCGGGTGGATCGCGACGCGTGGCGCGCGAACCTCCGGAGCCAGGCCGAGTTCTTCGAGCGATTCGGAGACCGGCTCCCCGCGGGCCTCCGAGAGGAGCACGACGCCCTGGCCCGCCGCCTGAAGGCGAGGTGA
- a CDS encoding SDR family NAD(P)-dependent oxidoreductase, whose translation MRLKGKTAIVTGGGSGIGRAIALCLAREGADVIVPDISLAGAKAVAAEITRVGRRALAVQTDVTKGAAVAAMLRQALKTFGVVDILVNNAGIPAPIGLPFTNNVERDWDRVYQVNVKAIFLCCKAVAPHMITRKAGRIVNIASIAGQLGAATSPPYSVSKGGVITLTRVLARDLAAHGITVNAVCPGLLWTPMWEFIGAGMIRNVAALKGKTPREVFEMRVREWVPLRREQTPEDVGHAVAFLASEEARNITGQALNVDGGIYMH comes from the coding sequence ATGCGCCTCAAGGGGAAGACGGCGATCGTCACGGGAGGGGGGAGCGGCATCGGCCGGGCGATCGCCCTCTGCCTGGCCCGGGAGGGGGCCGACGTCATCGTCCCGGACATCAGCCTCGCGGGGGCGAAGGCCGTGGCCGCGGAGATCACCCGGGTCGGCCGACGCGCGCTGGCGGTCCAGACCGACGTGACGAAGGGGGCGGCCGTGGCGGCGATGCTCCGCCAGGCCCTCAAGACCTTCGGAGTCGTAGACATCCTGGTAAACAACGCCGGCATCCCCGCCCCGATCGGCCTGCCCTTCACCAACAACGTGGAGCGCGACTGGGATCGGGTCTACCAGGTCAACGTGAAGGCCATCTTTCTCTGCTGCAAGGCCGTGGCCCCCCACATGATCACCCGGAAGGCCGGGAGGATCGTCAACATCGCCTCCATCGCCGGGCAGCTCGGGGCCGCCACCAGCCCGCCCTACAGCGTCTCCAAGGGCGGCGTGATCACCCTGACCCGCGTCCTCGCCCGGGACCTGGCCGCGCACGGCATCACGGTCAACGCCGTCTGCCCCGGGCTCCTGTGGACCCCCATGTGGGAGTTCATCGGGGCCGGCATGATCCGAAACGTGGCCGCCCTCAAGGGAAAAACGCCCCGGGAGGTCTTCGAGATGCGGGTGCGGGAGTGGGTCCCGCTCCGGCGGGAGCAGACGCCGGAGGACGTCGGGCACGCCGTCGCCTTCCTGGCCTCCGAGGAGGCCCGCAACATCACCGGCCAGGCCCTGAACGTGGACGGCGGCATCTACATGCATTAG
- a CDS encoding glucose 1-dehydrogenase: MDMRLRGRAALVTGGGTGIGRAIALALAREGAAVAVNYSRSRAAAEAVVAEIAASGGGAVTLQADVARDAEARRLVQAAVEKLGHLDILVNNAGWTQRVPHDDLEGLTEAIWDRALAVNLKGPFFCVRAAVPAMRQRGGGCVINVGTVAAFTGAGSSIAYAAAKAGLTTMTCSLARALAPTIRVNTVAPGYVDTGFSNPPPNLKEKVQQTTPLKRLATVEDVAAAALYLATDVALTGQVIVVDGGLTTLGAGA, translated from the coding sequence ATGGACATGCGACTGCGGGGAAGGGCCGCCCTGGTGACGGGGGGCGGGACGGGGATCGGGCGAGCCATCGCGCTCGCCCTGGCGCGGGAGGGAGCGGCGGTGGCCGTCAACTACTCCCGCTCCCGGGCGGCGGCGGAAGCCGTGGTGGCCGAGATTGCGGCATCCGGCGGGGGCGCGGTGACCCTCCAGGCGGACGTGGCGCGGGACGCGGAGGCGCGGCGGCTCGTCCAGGCCGCCGTGGAGAAACTCGGTCACCTGGACATCCTGGTGAACAACGCGGGCTGGACCCAGCGGGTCCCGCACGATGACCTGGAAGGGCTGACCGAGGCCATCTGGGACCGGGCCCTCGCGGTCAACCTCAAGGGCCCGTTCTTCTGCGTCCGGGCGGCGGTCCCGGCCATGCGCCAGCGGGGCGGGGGGTGCGTCATCAACGTCGGCACCGTGGCGGCGTTCACGGGCGCCGGCTCCTCCATCGCCTACGCCGCCGCGAAGGCCGGCCTGACCACCATGACCTGCTCGCTCGCCCGGGCGCTGGCTCCGACCATCCGCGTCAACACCGTAGCGCCCGGGTACGTGGACACCGGCTTCAGCAACCCGCCCCCGAACCTGAAGGAGAAGGTGCAACAGACGACCCCGCTCAAGCGGCTGGCTACCGTGGAGGATGTCGCGGCGGCCGCCCTCTACCTGGCCACCGACGTGGCGCTCACGGGCCAGGTCATCGTGGTGGACGGGGGCCTCACCACCCTCGGGGCCGGCGCCTGA